One stretch of Acropora muricata isolate sample 2 chromosome 12, ASM3666990v1, whole genome shotgun sequence DNA includes these proteins:
- the LOC136893501 gene encoding uncharacterized protein: protein MIVPVILRHEGNPGIEVKVYALLDDASDTTFIKSSVKETLGVQGVDTALILSTMLGREEIQVSRVDGLVVECLDRKVQVQLPRAYTRDLIPSRQDQIPRPEVAEAWPHLRKIKDKITPYRSDLEIGLLIGCNCPKAIKPKEVIRGNGSDPYGLRTILGWGIIGPVGQPQGVSSPDRESNVSFCNRIVTREVGSSKINHFSFFVDPQTREKICPVMVNRFFQQDFSEQSSNHCGLSSEDRRFLAIAEKGIRHLENGHYELPLPLKNSSVKLPNNRELALRRLSHLKKRFMTNEQYRKDYVEFMENVITRGYAERVPQHANGEQNTSLPNSHFSTQQVWYIPHHGVYHPKKPGKIRVVFDCAAQFRGDSLNKNLLQGPDLTNTLTGVLCRFRQEPVGFTCDIESMFYQVHVREEHRDFLRFLWWEDGNTAKDPVEYRMTVHLFGATSSPGCANFALKRTAEDHESELGAYAANFLRREFYVDDGLKSCPTVEEANRLIASVKEMCLRGGFNLQKFISNKKEVMKNIPESDRAEGVKNIDLDLNKLPMERALGVFWCIQSDSFQFRLELKDRPCTRRGILSTIGSIFDPLGFIAPLLLEGKGILQDLCRCGVDWDDPIPDVVKSRWERWRSELHVLQSFSVPRCFRPEDFGEVVKKELHHFSDASTKGYGQCSYLRLTDDSNNVHCSFVMGKSRVTPLKPVTIPRLELQAAVTSVKVSQQLHRELDLSDAQDVFWSDSKVVLGYIANESRRFHVFVANRVQVIQDATSIEQWKYVDTKLNPADHASRGLGAVDFLNSSWTNGPDFLWKDESQWSSSNQKDVQETNQLSDHDPEVKRATALVLSAVQMKVSLEDRLRSFSDWYRAKRAIALCFLFVNKVRRREKMKEQSKEKVELMVDDLQRAEKAILKSVQESHFSKEINSLQLLPSNCSVECRESTKRRDCLKAGPLYKLDPFVDEEGILRVGGRLRRAALPDAVKFPIILPRGSHVTTLIIRHIHENTEHQGRGITLNEVRANGYWILGGSGAVSSYISRCVVCRKLRAAPQTQKMADLPEDRVEPAPPFTHCAVDYFGPWNIKEGRKELKRYGVLFTCLASRAVHLETASTLETDSFINAFRRFVCRRGPVRQLRCDRGTNFVGASRELKEALAELDYDRVRSSLLKENCDLVDFKMNVPSASHMGGVWERQIRSV from the coding sequence ATGATTGTCCCAGTTATTCTTCGCCACGAAGGCAACCCAGGGATTGAAGTCAAGGTTTATGCGTTACTAGATGATGCTAGCGACACTACCTTTATAAAGAGCAGCGTTAAAGAAACGCTTGGAGTTCAAGGAGTTGATACTGCGCTTATCTTAAGTACCATGCTCGGCAGAGAAGAAATTCAGGTCTCTCGAGTTGACGGCTTAGTTGTTGAGTGTCTCGACAGAAAGGTTCAAGTCCAGTTGCCGAGAGCCTACACCAGGGACCTTATTCCATCGAGACAAGACCAGATACCTAGACCAGAGGTAGCTGAAGCGTGGCCACATCTCAGAAAAATTAAGGACAAAATTACACCCTACCGAAGTGACTTGGAAATCGGTTTGTTAATCGGCTGTAATTGCCCCAAAGCGATCAAGCCCAAAGAAGTCATTCGTGGTAATGGAAGCGATCCTTATGGTCTACGCACTATTCTTGGATGGGGGATAATAGGTCCCGTCGGTCAACCTCAAGGAGTGAGTAGTCCAGATCGTGAGAGCAACGTATCCTTTTGCAACCGCATCGTAACCCGTGAAGTCGGCTCTAGCAAGATCAACCATTTCAGCTTCTTCGTTGATCCTCAGACAAGAGAGAAGATTTGCCCAGTGATGGTGAATCGGTTTTTCCAACAAGATTTCTCAGAACAAAGCTCCAACCATTGTGGGTTGTCCAGTGAAGACCGAAGATTCCTGGCTATCGCTGAAAAGGGTATCCGCCACCTGGAAAATGGGCATTACGAACTACCTCTCCCATTAAAGAACTCTTCCGTCAAGTTGCCTAACAACCGTGAGCTAGCTTTGCGAAGATTAAGTCACTTAAAGAAAAGATTCATGACCAATGAACAATACCGTAAAGACTACGTGGAATTCATGGAAAATGTCATCACGCGCGGTTATGCTGAAAGGGTACCACAACACGCCAATGGAGAACAAAACACAAGCCTCCCCAATTCACATTTCAGCACTCAACAAGTATGGTATATACCCCACCATGGCGTCTACCACCCGAAGAAACCTGGTAAGATTCGGGTCGTTTTTGACTGTGCTGCCCAATTCAGAGGTGACTCTCTTAACAAAAACCTGCTGCAGGGACCGGATTTGACGAACACCCTAACAGGAGTGCTTTGCCGCTTTCGCCAAGAACCTGTGGGATTTACTTGCGACATAGAATCTATGTTTTATCAAGTGCACGTGAGAGAAGAACATAGGGACTTTCTTCGTTTCCTGTGGTGGGAGGATGGTAACACTGCTAAGGATCCTGTGGAGTACAGAATGACGGTACACCTGTTTGGGGCGACTTCCTCACCTGGTTGTGCGAACTTCGCACTTAAACGCACCGCTGAAGACCACGAGTCAGAGTTAGGAGCCTATGCGGCTAACTTTCTGCGACGAGAATTTTACGTTGACGATGGACTCAAGTCCTGTCCTACCGTAGAAGAAGCCAATCGTTTGATTGCGTCAGTCAAGGAGATGTGTCTTAGAGGGGGTTTTAACCTTCAAAAGTTTATTTCAAACAAGAAAGAAGTTATGAAGAATATCCCAGAATCTGACAGAGCGGAAGGAGTCAAGAATATCGACCTTGACCTCAACAAGTTGCCCATGGAGAGAGCTCTGGGTGTCTTCTGGTGTATCCAATCAGATTCCTTCCAGTTCCGCCTGGAGTTGAAGGATCGGCCCTGTACTCGACGAGGAATTCTTTCTACGATTGGCTCAATCTTTGATCCCCTAGGCTTTATTGCACCATTGTTGCTAGAAGGGAAAGGCATCCTCCAAGATTTATGTCGCTGTGGGGTTGACTGGGATGATCCGATTCCTGATGTTGTCAAGTCAAGGTGGGAAAGGTGGAGATCGGAACTGCATGTCCTTCAGAGTTTTTCAGTGCCTAGATGTTTTCGTCCCGAAGACTTCGGTGAAGTTGTGAAGAAGGAGTTACATCACTTCTCTGATGCAAGCACAAAGGGCTATGGCCAATGCAGTTACCTGAGGCTTACCGACGATTCAAACAACGTTCACTGTTCGTTCGTCATGGGCAAGTCCAGAGTGACGCCGCTCAAGCCTGTAACAATTCCAAGGTTAGAGCTGCAAGCCGCTGTCACGTCAGTGAAAGTAAGTCAGCAGTTACATCGGGAGCTTGATCTTAGCGATGCTCAGGATGTGTTTTGGAGTGATAGTAAAGTAGTGCTGGGATACATTGCTAATGAAAGTAGAAGGTTCCACGTCTTCGTAGCTAACCGTGtgcaagttattcaagatgcaACGTCTATCGAGCAGTGGAAGTACGTAGATACCAAGTTGAACCCAGCAGACCACGCCTCACGTGGATTAGGAGCAGTCGATTTCCTCAACTCCTCTTGGACAAACGGACCTGATTTCCTATGGAAGGACGAAAGCCAGTGGTCGTCAAGCAACCAAAAGGACGTCCAAGAGACCAACCAATTGTCCGATCATGATCCAGAAGTAAAAAGAGCTACAGCACTAGTTTTGTCGGCGGTCCAAATGAAGGTGTCCCTGGAAGATCGATTGAGGTCGTTTTCAGATTGGTATCGAGCTAAGAGGGCgatcgcactttgtttcctgtTTGTGAACAAGGTTCGAAGAAGAGAAAAGATGAAAGAACAGAGCAAGGAGAAAGTAGAGCTTATGGTTGATGATCTTCAAAGAGCAGAGAAAGCGATACTTAAATCAGTCCAAGAATCTcatttttcaaaggaaattAACTCTCTCCAATTGCTTCCAAGTAATTGTTCTGTTGAGTGCAGAGAGTCTACTAAGAGAAGAGATTGCTTAAAGGCTGGCCCATTGTACAAGCTTGACCCCTTTGTTGATGAAGAAGGAATTCTGAGAGTCGGAGGTCGATTACGAAGAGCTGCCCTTCCAGATGCCGTGAAGTTTCCTATCATCTTGCCGAGAGGAAGTCACGTGACCACCCTGATAATTAGGCACATCCATGAAAACACCGAACATCAAGGTCGGGGTATAACCTTAAACGAAGTGAGAGCGAATGGGTATTGGATTCTCGGAGGATCAGGTGCAGTCAGCAGCTACATTTCAAGGTGTGTCGTTTGTCGCAAGCTTCGAGCCGCACCGCAAACGCAGAAGATGGCAGATTTGCCAGAAGATCGAGTCGAACCTGCCCCTCCATTTACACACTGCGCAGTGGATTACTTCGGCCCGTGGAACATCAAAGAAGGTCGAAAGGAGTTGAAAAGGTATGGGGTGCTTTTCACCTGCCTGGCTTCAAGGGCAGTACATTTGGAAACAGCGTCTACCTTAGAGACAGACTCCTTCATCAACGCCTTTCGTCGTTTCGTTTGCCGTAGGGGACCAGTTCGTCAGTTACGGTGCGATCGTGGTACGAACTTTGTTGGTGCTAGTCGTGAGTTGAAGGAAGCTTTGGCGGAGCTTGATTATGACCGTGTACGATCATCATTAC